In one Pseudomonas sp. R84 genomic region, the following are encoded:
- a CDS encoding aldo/keto reductase has protein sequence MHYKVFGRKTGLRVSELALGAGNFGTGWGHGAERDEAKRIFDGFLDAGGNFIDTANGYQGGQSESMLSEFIAPERDRLVIATKYSMGTTPADGISHTGNSRKNMVRAVEESLKRLNTDHIDLFWAHVTDGVTPMEEILRGFDDLVRAGKIHYAGLSNFPAWRVSRADVLAELRGFAPIAAIQVEYSLAERSAERELLPMAEALGLAATLWSPLAGGFLTGKYRGGDDNNRASKLGMLVHAEKSARETALLDTLLAVAAEIGVSPTHVAIAWLREKARRSTTALIPILGSRTREQLDKTLGALEVQLSEQHMARLEEISVVPAGVPHETIASATPRFTGPQTLYLPIIPVA, from the coding sequence ATGCATTACAAGGTTTTCGGCCGCAAAACCGGCCTGCGCGTATCGGAACTGGCGTTGGGCGCCGGCAATTTCGGCACCGGTTGGGGTCACGGCGCCGAACGTGACGAAGCCAAGCGGATCTTTGATGGCTTTCTCGATGCCGGCGGCAACTTCATTGATACCGCCAACGGCTATCAAGGTGGACAGTCGGAGTCGATGCTCAGCGAATTCATCGCCCCGGAGCGTGATCGGCTGGTGATCGCCACCAAGTACAGCATGGGCACGACCCCGGCCGACGGTATTTCCCACACCGGCAACAGCCGGAAAAACATGGTTCGCGCAGTAGAAGAAAGCCTCAAACGCTTGAACACCGATCACATCGATCTGTTCTGGGCCCACGTAACTGATGGCGTGACACCCATGGAGGAAATCCTGCGCGGTTTTGATGACCTGGTGCGCGCCGGCAAGATTCACTATGCCGGCTTGTCGAACTTCCCGGCGTGGCGCGTTTCCCGCGCTGACGTGTTGGCGGAACTACGCGGCTTTGCGCCGATCGCCGCGATTCAGGTTGAATACAGCCTCGCCGAACGCAGCGCCGAGCGCGAATTGCTGCCGATGGCCGAGGCGCTCGGACTCGCGGCGACGCTGTGGTCGCCGCTGGCCGGTGGCTTCCTTACTGGCAAGTATCGCGGCGGCGATGACAACAACCGTGCGAGCAAACTCGGCATGCTGGTGCACGCGGAAAAAAGCGCCCGCGAAACCGCCCTGCTCGATACGTTGCTGGCGGTGGCCGCAGAAATCGGCGTCAGCCCGACCCATGTCGCTATTGCCTGGTTACGCGAGAAGGCCCGGCGCTCGACGACCGCGCTGATTCCGATCCTCGGCTCGCGTACCCGCGAACAACTCGACAAAACCCTGGGCGCACTCGAGGTGCAACTGAGCGAGCAACACATGGCGCGGCTTGAGGAGATCAGCGTCGTGCCGGCCGGCGTACCGCACGAGACGATTGCCAGTGCCACACCTCGCTTTACCGGCCCGCAAACGTTGTACCTGCCGATCATCCCGGTGGCCTGA
- the speB gene encoding agmatinase, whose translation MDVPMQNDQALTRDSLYGTAAESTYAGITSFMRRRYSRDLRGVDVAVSGVPFDTATSNRPGARFGPRGIRAASTGIAWERHWPWTFDPFDHLAVIDYGDCDFDFGSPHSVPESIEGHAEQILNAGSAMLTFGGDHFISYPLLKAHARKHGTLSLIHFDAHSDTWPDEEGKRVDHGTMFWHAAREGLVDPARSVQIGLRTTNDDHMGFQVLDARQVHRRGCEAIVEAIRARVGDNPVYLTFDIDCLDPAFAPGTGTPVCGGLSTVQALEILGGLRGINLVGMDVVEVAPAYDHAEVTSLAAATLAMEMLCLYAARHKVDI comes from the coding sequence ATGGATGTGCCCATGCAGAATGATCAGGCCCTGACCCGTGACAGCCTCTACGGCACCGCTGCCGAAAGCACCTACGCCGGCATCACCAGTTTCATGCGCCGCCGCTACAGCCGTGATCTGCGCGGCGTTGATGTCGCGGTCAGCGGCGTGCCGTTCGACACCGCCACCAGCAATCGCCCCGGCGCACGTTTCGGGCCACGGGGGATTCGCGCCGCGTCCACCGGCATTGCCTGGGAACGCCACTGGCCGTGGACGTTTGACCCGTTCGATCATCTGGCAGTCATCGACTATGGCGACTGCGACTTTGATTTCGGCTCGCCGCACAGCGTCCCGGAAAGCATCGAAGGCCACGCCGAGCAGATTCTCAACGCCGGCAGCGCGATGCTGACATTTGGCGGTGATCACTTCATCAGCTATCCGCTGCTCAAGGCCCATGCTCGCAAGCACGGCACGCTGTCGCTGATCCACTTCGATGCGCACAGCGACACCTGGCCGGACGAGGAGGGCAAGCGGGTCGACCACGGCACCATGTTCTGGCACGCGGCGCGCGAAGGACTGGTCGATCCGGCGCGTTCGGTGCAGATCGGTTTGCGCACCACCAATGACGATCACATGGGTTTTCAGGTACTGGATGCCCGGCAGGTGCATCGCCGTGGTTGCGAGGCGATTGTCGAAGCGATCCGCGCGCGGGTGGGCGATAACCCGGTGTACCTGACGTTCGACATCGATTGCCTGGATCCGGCCTTCGCACCGGGCACCGGCACCCCTGTCTGTGGAGGCTTGAGCACCGTGCAAGCGCTGGAAATTCTCGGTGGTTTGCGCGGGATCAACCTGGTCGGCATGGACGTGGTGGAAGTCGCCCCGGCCTACGACCATGCCGAGGTCACTTCATTGGCCGCCGCCACATTGGCGATGGAAATGCTCTGCCTCTATGCCGCCCGACACAAAGTCGATATTTGA
- the zapE gene encoding cell division protein ZapE has product MTFDSPLSAWQHAVQHKGFIQDEAQEHAVWALQKCHEALHTGARSVTGVYLWGPVGRGKTWLMDQFYQSLRVPARRQHFHHFMGWVHQRSFQLTGIADPLRALAKELAAEVRVLCFDELFVNDIGDAIILGRLFQVMFDEGVVIVCTSNLPPDDLYADGFNRDRFVPAIAAIKAHMQVVAVNGAEDHRLHPGAGLQRYFVATSSLSALDEVFQALTAGQPASVEPVSVGHRQLNVVQASETVVWCRYADLCEQPFAAMDFIALCDRYTAILLSEVPNLSAQKREGRIARGTEDGAERVVAGDRELPQLSVHDDGVRRFIALVDECYDRKVPLYIEAQVPMDALYTEGYLEFPFRRTLSRLQEMQLQRFAEA; this is encoded by the coding sequence ATGACTTTCGACTCTCCTCTCAGCGCCTGGCAACACGCCGTGCAACACAAGGGCTTTATCCAGGATGAAGCCCAGGAACACGCAGTCTGGGCGCTGCAAAAATGCCACGAAGCCCTGCACACCGGTGCCCGTTCGGTCACCGGCGTTTATCTGTGGGGGCCGGTCGGACGCGGCAAGACCTGGCTGATGGATCAGTTCTATCAGAGCCTGCGGGTGCCGGCGCGACGCCAACACTTTCATCACTTCATGGGCTGGGTGCATCAGCGCTCGTTCCAGTTGACCGGGATTGCCGATCCGTTGCGCGCGCTGGCCAAAGAGCTGGCGGCCGAGGTGCGGGTGCTGTGCTTCGACGAGCTGTTCGTCAACGACATCGGCGACGCGATCATTCTCGGTCGGTTGTTTCAGGTGATGTTCGACGAAGGCGTGGTGATCGTTTGCACCTCCAATCTGCCGCCGGATGACTTGTACGCCGATGGTTTCAATCGCGACCGCTTTGTACCGGCAATTGCCGCGATCAAGGCGCATATGCAGGTGGTCGCGGTGAATGGCGCCGAGGATCATCGCCTGCATCCGGGGGCGGGTCTGCAACGCTACTTTGTGGCCACGTCCTCGCTCAGTGCGCTGGACGAAGTCTTTCAGGCACTGACCGCCGGGCAACCGGCGAGCGTTGAACCGGTGTCGGTCGGGCATCGCCAGTTGAACGTGGTGCAGGCCAGTGAAACGGTGGTGTGGTGCCGCTACGCCGATCTCTGCGAGCAACCGTTCGCCGCCATGGATTTCATCGCGCTGTGCGATCGCTACACAGCTATTCTGTTGAGCGAAGTGCCGAACCTCAGCGCCCAAAAACGTGAAGGGCGCATCGCGCGCGGTACCGAAGATGGCGCCGAACGGGTGGTGGCCGGTGATCGCGAGTTGCCGCAATTGTCGGTTCACGACGACGGCGTGCGGCGTTTCATCGCGCTGGTCGACGAGTGCTACGACCGCAAGGTGCCGCTGTACATCGAAGCGCAAGTGCCAATGGATGCGCTGTACACCGAGGGTTATCTGGAATTCCCGTTCCGCCGCACCCTCAGTCGTTTGCAGGAAATGCAGCTGCAGCGTTTTGCCGAAGCTTGA